GTACTCGGCCAATGGTTGGACGCTTATTTACTTAGCGCTAATGACTACCAGCTTATATCATCTAATATTTCGAATACGCTAGAGAGGGGCGTAGGCGATTCTCATAGCGATTCTAAAAACAATTCTCAGAACAGTTCTCAAAATAATGAGCATAAAGCTGCTGAGCGGTTTTGGTTAATTAACCAAGAAAACCTCGACCAACATGCCAATATTGGCAGTTTAGCCAGTAAAGTAACGACTCAACTTGGGTTTGTGTCTTTGCTCAACCAAGTTAAAGTCGCAGAAGATGAAGCCTCGCTACAAGCCATGTTGGCATCAGTGGATACGCTAACAGATGAGCAATACATCATTAGTGCTGACGGCACCTTGTGGTCAAGGGCGATATTGTCAAAGGGGCGAGCATCACAAGGCATTAACCGTTTAGCCTTGCAGTGTGAGTATGATGAGCTTAACCAGCAAATAGCTGAGCTATCGCCAATTGTTGATGAGCAGTCAGAAAAGCTGAAACAGCTAAAAGATCAGCAACAGTCTCTTGCACAGCAAAATACCGTGATTGCTAATCAGCTTGCTGAGCAAAAATTAGCGCTACAAAAAGTGCAAAGCGAGTATGATTTTGCTCAATCACAAATTGAACAGCGAAATCGTCAGTTAGCTCAGCTTTCTCAAGAGCTGACTGCGCTAACGCTAGAACAACAAAGTGCTATTTCAACAATAGAGCAGAGCAAAGCAGGACAAGCTACTGAAGCGCTAAGCGTTGAGGCTATCGAGCAAAGTGAACAAGCTTTACGGACGCTGCAAGAGCAGCTAGCTGCACTAGTTGCGCAAAAACATGCGAAGCAACAAGCACTCAATGATGCGCAGCAACAATTGCAGCAGTTACAGCTTCAACACCAACAACACTCGTTAAGCCTTCGACAAAGCGAATTGCAATTGGCTCACACCAGTGAGCAGCGCCATAGTACGGATGATCAATTAAGTCATTATCAACAAGAATTGGCACAATTGCCCAAAACGGCAACGCTTGAGCAACAAGTCGTTGCTGCCAACGAAAGTGTTGAAAAAGCCAAGGTAAAACTTGCCAGTGCTGAATTGCAACTGGATGAAAGCAAGGCTAAGAAGTCCCAGCTAGCGCAGCAAATTGCCCAATTGGAGACAAAAGTTAATCAGCACAACGATACGGCTCATCAACAAGCGTTGAAAAAAGAGCAACTCGTTTTTGAATTAAACGCTGCAAAAGAGTCACTCAGCGAGTTGAAAGAGCTTAATCAACAGCAAGTGTTTGGTGAGCCAACAGGTTCAGTGGCTAGTTATCAGCAACAGCTAAAACAAGTGCAACGCCAGCTTGGAGAGCTTGGAGCGGTTAATTTAGCAGCGATTGATGAGTTTCAACTGCAACAAACGCGAAAAAATCAAATAGATTTACAAATTGAGGATTTAACTCAAGCAGTTGCCACGTTAGAATCTGCAATAGCAAAGATTGATAAAGAAAGTCGGCAGAAGTTTAAAACCACTTTTGAGCAGATTAACCAAGGGTTTTCTGCACTTTTCCCGAAAGTGTTTGGCGGCGGGCAAGCCTATTTGGCATTAACGTCAGATGATTTGCTTGATACTGGCGTGACCATTATGGCGCGTCCTCCTGGCAAAAAAAATAGTACAATTCATTTGCTCTCAGGTGGAGAAAAGGCGCTAACGGCATTATCATTAGTGTTCGCCATTTTCCGACTGACACCAGCACCATTTTGTATGCTGGATGAAGTAGACGCACCGCTAGATGACGCCAATGTTGAGCGTTTTTGTAATCTGGTTGGTGAAATGTCTAAAACTGTGCAATTTATATATATCAGTCATAATAAAATCGCGATGGAGATGGCTTCTCATCTTACGGGGGTAACCATGATGGAACCCGGTGTGTCTCGCATGGTCTCAGTAGACATAGATGAAGCAATCGCCATGGCAGAAGTATCATAATAAACAGGCTCGATGATGGAAGATAATTTTCGAAACGCATTAATCATTATCAGTGCAATTGTAATTGCCGCCATTTTTATCCACGGTTTGTGGACTATTCGCAAAAACAAAAATCCGTATAAGTTAAAAACAAGTGATACCAAAGTTGAGCCGATGTCGCGCGACTTTGATGGCAAAGGGTTCGATCAAGATGGCGTAAGCGAGGCGAGAGTTGTTGCCGATTCCGCGCTTACTGGCGAAATTGAGCACCCGCCAGCAGATGAAGAAATTCCTAATCACCCCGCGCCTGCACCGGCATACAATGATGAACCTTTGCCGGTGGATATTGCTGAACAAACTGTTGCTCCTGAGTTGCCAGAGGAAGAAAAAGCAGCACCAGCGGCCGAAGAGCTGGTTCTAGAATCTGAGCCTAGCGTTTACCAAACTCCGGTCACTCAAGCTAAGCCGAAAGTTGCTACACCTGCTTCTGCTGCCAATGCTGTAAAAGCACCTAGCGGTGCGGCGCTCAAGAAAAATCAAATTGAGCTGAATTTTGATGACAGTATTGACACTACAGATGCTAGTGACCGCAAAGAGCCAACCTTTGGCGCTCAGCCAAGTGATGATGTTGAAGCTTCTGACAATGCGCCAACGCTCGAGCAACCAGAGATTGAAACAGAAGTTATTGTGTTATCTGTGGTTATGTCGCAAGGACAATTAATGTCTGGTGCGGCGTTATTACCAAGCCTGCTAACCCTGGGCATGAAGTACGGTGATATGAATATTTTCCATCGCCATCAAGACAGTGCTGGCAACGGCAAAGTTACCTTTAGCCTAGCGAATATGATGAATCCTGGCACCTTTGATTTAGACAATATGGAAAACTTTAATACGCAAGGGGTCAGCATGTTTATGACCTTGCCGAATGCAGGTGATCCATTTGAAGTATTTGAACAAATGTTAGCGGCTGCTAAACAGCTTGCACAAGAGTTTAATGGTCAGATCCTTGATGACAAGCGCAGCGCGATGACCAAGCAAACTGAACAGCATTACTTGAGCAAAATCAGAGAGTTCGATCGCAAACAACGTATTGCGCAAAGTTAATATAATGAGTTAGTAGATAAAAAGCCTCCAGTTGGAGGCTTTTTTCACGACTTTTTTCACCACGCTTTCACCAAAGAATAGAATTGAATATGTCACTAGAAACTGCACAGCAGCAAGCGGAAAAAATTTCCGAGCAAATCCGCCAGTATAATCACGAATACTACGTGCTAGACCAGCCTTCTGTACCTGATGCCGAGTACGATCGACTAATGCGCGAACTTATTGCTATCGAAACAGAATTCCCAGCGCTAAAAAGCATAGATTCGCCGTCGCAAAAAGTAGGTGGAGAGGCGCTAAAAGCCTTTACGCAAGTGACTCATCAATTACCTATGCTATCGCTTGATAACGTCTTCTCCCAAGAAGAGTGGCAGGCTTTTGTTACCCGTATCAATGACCGATTGGCAAGCAGTAAAACACTAGCGTTTTGTGCAGAGCCTAAACTTGATGGCTTAGCGGTTAGCTTACGTTACGAGCAAGGTGTGCTGGTGCAAGCGGCAACGCGAGGAGACGGGACAACGGGTGAAAATATCACGGAAAATATTCGCACGATTAAATCAATTCCCTTAAAACTGATGGGCACTGATTATCCAGCGGTGTTGGAAGTACGTGGAGAAGTATTTATGCCCAAAGCCAGCTTTGAGCAGCTTAATGAGCGCGCCAAAGCGAAAGGTGAAAAGGTATTTGCTAATCCGCGTAATGCTGCTGCTGGTAGCCTACGTCAGCTAGATTCTAAAATTACCGCACAGCGTAACCTTGCTTTTTATGCCTACGGTATTGGTTATGTTAGCGATGAAGGTCAAGCTTGGTTAGCTGGCTCCCACTTCGCTCGTTTAAACCAGCTTAAGACGGTTGGTATGCCAATGTGTCCAGAGGTGAAGTTCTTAGCCAATGCTAGCGAATGCGAGGCGTTTTATCAGGATATTCTTAATAAACGCGACGCTTTAAGCTATGAAATTGATGGCACGGTATTGAAAGTTGATGATATTGCGCTGCAACAGCAACTGGGTTTTGTTGCTAGAGCACCGCGTTGGGCAACAGCTTATAAATTCCCAGCCCAAGAGGAAATTACATTACTTGAAGATGTGGAGTTTCAAGTAGGGCGCACTGGCGCAATTACGCCGGTAGCTCGATTAAAGCCAGTATTTGTTGGTGGGGTAACGGTAAGTAATGCAACCTTACACAATCAAGATGAGATTGATCGCTTAGGGCTACAGAAAGGCGACACTGTGGTCATTCGACGCGCAGGTGATGTGATTCCGCAAGTGGTTAGCGTGGTTGTTGAACGCCGCCCAGATGATGCCATGCCAGTAGTATTCCCAAACGCTTGCCCGGTGTGCGACTCTCCGGTCACTAAACCTGAAGGTGAAGCTGTGCTGCGTTGTGCTGGTGGCTTAATTTGTGGTGCTCAGCGCAAAGAAGCGATCAAACATTTTGCTTCGCGTAAAGCCTTCGATGTTGATGGTTTAGGTGACAAGTTAGTTGAGCAGTTGGTAGACGAAAACCTGATTACAACCCCTGCTGACTTATTTGACTTAAACGAGCTACAAATTAGCAGCTTGGAACGTATGGGGAAGAAGTCAGCAGAGAAACTCGTTGCTTCATTAGAAACAGCGAAAAAAACCACGCTAGCTAAATTTATTTATGCGTTAGGTATTCGTGAAGTCGGCGAAGCGACTGCTGCGAATTTAGCTAATCATTATCTAACATTAGAAGCGGTGCAGCAGGCTAACCGAGAATCTCTGCAATCAGTATCT
The nucleotide sequence above comes from Thalassotalea euphylliae. Encoded proteins:
- the smc gene encoding chromosome segregation protein SMC, whose protein sequence is MRLKQIKLAGFKSFVDVTKVPFPHQMTAIVGPNGCGKSNIIDAVRWVLGESSAKNLRGDAMTDVIFNGSAERKPIGQASVELIFETQGEGTQDLLTNNFHLAANLAERNEVAIRRTVNRDGQNLYYLNGSKCRKKDITDVFLGSGLGPKSYAIIEQGMISRLIESKPQELRVFVEEAAGVSKYKERRRETELKLGHTSDNLSRLADISQEIGIHLNVLDQQAQQAGQYRKLKAQERELKSIIATVKYQSAQKQLDKLNTVIAELNLHMAEAKNALSEQKFALSKQEQAIEQDYKTLSDAQHTLTSTNQEHSRYQQELATAQHLLSNNEKQVARYLQKQQDIVAKSEQYHQEIARWQEKLAALAPQTLAAEQALVSAKAELLSLEQQVASQEQLVQTQSRERLAAQEQRLAQQEAQLAGQELLAKLTAQLEAKQLQFKELSEQPVADLSALTDKIQRLKDEITIGQAELNAQAESNNQLEQDIKQAELALADNTQLQLSFNLQLAQLTKQLAVKEEWQSECEHWLTAQGITKFNSYREAISVDKNWQAAIDKVLGQWLDAYLLSANDYQLISSNISNTLERGVGDSHSDSKNNSQNSSQNNEHKAAERFWLINQENLDQHANIGSLASKVTTQLGFVSLLNQVKVAEDEASLQAMLASVDTLTDEQYIISADGTLWSRAILSKGRASQGINRLALQCEYDELNQQIAELSPIVDEQSEKLKQLKDQQQSLAQQNTVIANQLAEQKLALQKVQSEYDFAQSQIEQRNRQLAQLSQELTALTLEQQSAISTIEQSKAGQATEALSVEAIEQSEQALRTLQEQLAALVAQKHAKQQALNDAQQQLQQLQLQHQQHSLSLRQSELQLAHTSEQRHSTDDQLSHYQQELAQLPKTATLEQQVVAANESVEKAKVKLASAELQLDESKAKKSQLAQQIAQLETKVNQHNDTAHQQALKKEQLVFELNAAKESLSELKELNQQQVFGEPTGSVASYQQQLKQVQRQLGELGAVNLAAIDEFQLQQTRKNQIDLQIEDLTQAVATLESAIAKIDKESRQKFKTTFEQINQGFSALFPKVFGGGQAYLALTSDDLLDTGVTIMARPPGKKNSTIHLLSGGEKALTALSLVFAIFRLTPAPFCMLDEVDAPLDDANVERFCNLVGEMSKTVQFIYISHNKIAMEMASHLTGVTMMEPGVSRMVSVDIDEAIAMAEVS
- the zipA gene encoding cell division protein ZipA, which gives rise to MMEDNFRNALIIISAIVIAAIFIHGLWTIRKNKNPYKLKTSDTKVEPMSRDFDGKGFDQDGVSEARVVADSALTGEIEHPPADEEIPNHPAPAPAYNDEPLPVDIAEQTVAPELPEEEKAAPAAEELVLESEPSVYQTPVTQAKPKVATPASAANAVKAPSGAALKKNQIELNFDDSIDTTDASDRKEPTFGAQPSDDVEASDNAPTLEQPEIETEVIVLSVVMSQGQLMSGAALLPSLLTLGMKYGDMNIFHRHQDSAGNGKVTFSLANMMNPGTFDLDNMENFNTQGVSMFMTLPNAGDPFEVFEQMLAAAKQLAQEFNGQILDDKRSAMTKQTEQHYLSKIREFDRKQRIAQS
- the ligA gene encoding NAD-dependent DNA ligase LigA; amino-acid sequence: MSLETAQQQAEKISEQIRQYNHEYYVLDQPSVPDAEYDRLMRELIAIETEFPALKSIDSPSQKVGGEALKAFTQVTHQLPMLSLDNVFSQEEWQAFVTRINDRLASSKTLAFCAEPKLDGLAVSLRYEQGVLVQAATRGDGTTGENITENIRTIKSIPLKLMGTDYPAVLEVRGEVFMPKASFEQLNERAKAKGEKVFANPRNAAAGSLRQLDSKITAQRNLAFYAYGIGYVSDEGQAWLAGSHFARLNQLKTVGMPMCPEVKFLANASECEAFYQDILNKRDALSYEIDGTVLKVDDIALQQQLGFVARAPRWATAYKFPAQEEITLLEDVEFQVGRTGAITPVARLKPVFVGGVTVSNATLHNQDEIDRLGLQKGDTVVIRRAGDVIPQVVSVVVERRPDDAMPVVFPNACPVCDSPVTKPEGEAVLRCAGGLICGAQRKEAIKHFASRKAFDVDGLGDKLVEQLVDENLITTPADLFDLNELQISSLERMGKKSAEKLVASLETAKKTTLAKFIYALGIREVGEATAANLANHYLTLEAVQQANRESLQSVSDVGEVVANNIATFFAQETNLAVIEKLLNAGVTWPAIAVKSVDEQPLIDQTFVLTGTLSQMGRNEAKAKLQALGAKVSGSVSAKTHYLVAGEKAGSKLTKAQDLGVAVLTEQDLVDLLAKHGA